A DNA window from Castanea sativa cultivar Marrone di Chiusa Pesio chromosome 7, ASM4071231v1 contains the following coding sequences:
- the LOC142643378 gene encoding uncharacterized protein LOC142643378 gives MGEVLLGVGVCQTQSSLLVVRPKVGFRSLHKTHNNSLSRRSTIRCSTPTQLSKSPSSCGFGGVRLDLQRHCVLASGAVSSDPLQASTVFTVDSIQPDIGGGGGGDGGGFGGGGGGGGDGDNDSNNKGDDEGEEQNGKKMGSMSMSQKLTLGYAALVGVGGVMGYLKSGSQKSLLAGGISASLLYYVYSQLPVRPVLASSLGLGISAALLGVMGSRFKKSGKIFPAGVVSLVSLIMTGGYLHGIMRSLH, from the exons ATGGGGGAAGTGTTATTGGGAGTGGGTGTTTGTCAGACTCAGTCCTCTCTACTAGTGGTGCGACCCAAGGTTGGGTTTCGATCACTGCATAAAACCCACAACAACAGTCTTAGCAGAAGAAGTACCATTCGTTGTTCAACCCCAACCCAGCTCTCGAAATCGCCGTCTTCCTGTGGATTTGGTGGTGTCAGATTGGATCTTCAACGACACTGCGTTTTGGCTTCTGGGGCTGTCTCTTCTGACCCTCTTCAAGCGTCCACTGTCTTTACTGTCGACTCCATACAACCTGACATCGGTGGTGGCGGCGGAGGTGACGGAGGCGGTTttggtggcggtggcggtggtggaGGCGACGGTGACAACGACAGCAACAACAAGGGTGACGACGAAGGCGAAGAACAAAACGGCAAGAAAATGGGGTCCATGTCCATGTCTCAGAAATTAACTCTTGGATATGCTGCACTTGTTGGAG TGGGTGGTGTTATGGGCTATTTGAAGAGTGGCAGCCAGAAGTCACTGTTGGCAGGAGGAATATCTGCCTCACTGCTATATTATGTTTATTCTCAGCTTCCTGTGAGACCCGTTCTTGCATCATCCTTGGGGCTTG GCATTTCTGCTGCTCTTCTGGGAGTGATGGGTTCTCGTTTTAAGAAATCAGGGAAGATATTTCCAGCAGGTGTTGTATCTTTAGTTTCACTTATTATGACCGGTGGTTACTTACATGGAATTATGCGAAGTCTGCACTAA
- the LOC142642132 gene encoding GDP-L-galactose phosphorylase 2-like, with translation MMTRVLTIKRVPTVVSNYQEDNNNDDNNSERALGCTRNCLGKCCLPVSKLPLYTFKIDSEHPIEDGNVNVNSSEELPQVFFLHNLLLGQWEDRMRRGLFRYDVTNCETKVIPGKYGFIAQLNEGRHLKKRLTEFRVDQVLQPFDDNKFNFTKVGQEEVLFRFEPSNDNKSHFFPSADIASDLNSPTVIAINVSPIEYGHVLMIPRLLDYLPQRIDHKSFLFAVHMAREAADPLFRVGYNSLGAFATINHLHYQAYYLAVPLPVEKAPNRRVGEETGLCDKGVVVSELWNYPTRGLVFEGGNTIKDLSDVVASSCICLQNKNIPFNVLISDCGKRIFLFPQCFAEKQALGEVSQKILDTQVNPAVWEISGHIVLKRRKDFDDTSEAYAWRLLAEVSLSEVRFQEVKDYVFEAAGLQKANVEERSINEKESLYKTPARPAAPHLPRDCSVHQ, from the exons ATGATGACGAGGGTGCTGACTATCAAGAGGGTTCCAACAGTGGTTTCGAATTACCAGGAggacaataataatgatgataataattCTGAGAGAGCCTTAGGGTGCACAAGGAATTGCTTGGGAAAGTGCTGCTTACCtg TCTCAAAACTTCCTCTATATACGTTCAAGATAGACAGCGAGCATCCAATTGAAGATGGAAATGTGAATGTGAATTCGTCTGAAGAACTACCTCAGGTATTTTTCCTTCACAATTTGTTGCTTGGACAGTGGGAGGATCGAATGAGGCGTGGCCTTTTTCGCTACGACGTAACCAATTGTGAGACAAAGGTTATCCCTGGGAAATACGGATTTATTGCCCAGCTAAACGAAGGTCGCCACCTGAAGAAACGGCTCACTGAATTTCGAGTTGATCAGGTTCTTCAGCCCTTTGATGACAATAAATTCAACTTCACCAAAGTTGGCCAAGAAGAAGTGCTGTTCAGGTTTGAACCAAGCAATGACAACAAGAGCCACTTCTTCCCTAGCGCAGATATAGCTTCAGATTTGAACTCTCCTACCGTTATTGCCATCAAT GTGAGCCCTATTGAGTATGGGCATGTTCTAATGATACCTCGGCTTCTCGACTACTTGCCACAGAGGATCGACCATAAGAGCTTCTTATTTGCAGTTCATATGGCTAGAGAAGCAGCAGATCCCTTGTTTAGAGTGGGTTACAACAGCTTGGGTGCTTTTGCCACTATTAACCACCTGCACTACCAA GCATATTACTTGGCAGTGCCCTTACCAGTTGAGAAAGCTCCAAACCGAAGAGTAGGCGAGGAGACGGGGCTGTGCGATAAAGGAGTGGTTGTTTCAGAGCTGTGGAATTATCCAACACGAGGTCTTGTTTTCGAGGGTGGAAATACGATAAAGGATTTATCTGATGTAGTTGCTAGTTCTTGCATTTGCCTGCAGAACAAAAATATCCCTTTCAATGTGCTCATCTCAGATTGTGGGAAAAGGATCTTTTTGTTTCCTCAG TGTTTTGCTGAGAAACAAGCACTTGGAGAAGTAAGCCAAAAGATATTGGACACTCAAGTAAACCCAGCGGTATGGGAGATCAGCGGACACATAGTATTGAAAAGAAGGAAGGATTTTGATGATACATCAGAGGCGTATGCATGGAGACTTCTTGCTGAGGTTTCTTTATCAGAAGTAAGGTTTCAAGAGGTGAAGGATTATGTATTTGAAGCAGCAGGGTTGCAGAAGGCAAATGTGGAAGAGAGAAGCATAAACGAAAAAGAATCTCTTTACAAGACACCTGCTCGTCCAGCTGCCCCACATTTACCTCGAGACTGTTCAGTTCATCAATGA